The Alphaproteobacteria bacterium US3C007 genomic interval TTCAGCTATAGGGGCGATGGCTGCCTTCCTTGCCGCAATCCTAAAAGGCCGCATGACTAGAGAAGTATTTGAAAACTCAATTAGAAACACGCTTGGGATCACCTGCATGTTCATGTGGATTATTTTGGCGGCGCTGGCCTTTGGGGCGGTATTTGACGGGCTTGGCGCCGTTAAAGCAATCGAAAGCGTGTTCACCGAGCGTCTAAATTTAAGCCCGTTAATGATTCTAATCCTGATGCAACTCAGTTTTATATTGATGGGCACTTTTTTGGATGACACGGCGATGCTGGTGATCGTTGCACCGCTGTATGTTCCTTTGGTGGGCGCTTTGGGCTTTGATTTGATCTGGTATGGCATTCTCTACACCATCACCACTCAGATCGCTTATATGACGCCGCCTTTTGGCTATAACCTTTTTCTGATGCGCGCGATGGCGCCACCAGAAATTTCCTTAAAAGACATCTATGCCTCTATTACGCCCTTTGTTTTGATTATGGTCTGTGCGCTAATATTGATCATGATTTTCCCAAGCATCGCCACCTGGCTTCCTGATTATGTTTATAACCAACCTTAACAGAACCACGTCAAACGTGGTCGCAACCCAACCAAGGAGACTGACATGACTACCAGACGTAAGTTTATTCAAGGCGCAGCGATCGCTGCACCTGCGGCCCTTGCCACTCCGGCACTGGCGCAAAGCACCATTAAATGGCGGATGCAAACCTATGCCGGTGCGTCTCTCGCGGCGGAAGTAATCGTACCCGCGATTGATATGTTCAACAAAATTGCTGGCGACCGGATGCAAATCGAATTGTTCTTTGCCGATCAGCTGGTGCCCACGGGTGAATTGTTCCAAGCCATGCAGCGCGGCACGATTGATGCCGTTCAATCCGATGATGATTCGATGGCCTCGCCCACCGAAGTAACCGTGTTTGGGGGCTATTTCCCCTTCGGATCGCGCTATTCTCTTGATGTGCCAGTGCTGTTTAACCAATATGGCTTAAACGAAATTTGGGATGAGGAATATTCTGCCGTTGGCGTAAAGCATATTTCTGCAGGCTCTTGGGATCCCTGCCACTTTGCCACCAAAGATCCAATCCGCAGCTTAGATGACATGAAAGGCAAACGGATCTTTACCTTTCCAACTGCGGGGCGTTTCCTTAGCCAGTTTGGCGTTGTTCCTGTGAACTTGCCTTGGGAAGACATTGAAGTTGCAGTGCAAACCGGCGAGCTTGATGGGATCGCATGGTCTGGTATCACGGAAGATTACACCGTGGGATGGGCTGATGTAACCAATTACTTCCTAACCAATAATATTTCAGGCGCTTGGGCAGGATCCTTCTTTGCCAATATGGAGCGCTGGAATGAATTGCCCGAAGACCTGCAGACGCTGTTCCGCGTGTGTTGTGATCAATCGCATTATTACCGCCAATGGTGGTATTGGGGCGGTGAGGCCAACCTGCGCGTCAATGGAACAAAGCTCCAGCTGACCACGATCCCAGATGAGGAATGGGCAACGGTTGAAACGGCTGCCCAAGAGTTTTGGGAAGAAATTGCGGCGGAAAGCGAAACCAAACGTCGCGTTGTTGATATCTTTAAGAAATATAATGCCGATATGGTTAAAGCGGGTCGTCCTTACCGCTACGGCTAATCGATCACAAAGGGGCAGCAATGCGCTGCCCCCTACCCTCAACGAAAGATATCTTTATGCCCGGACAATTTACCTTTGAAGCCTTAAAAAACCAAGTCGCAGACGGCACGATAGATACCGTTCTGGCCTGTTTTGTTGATATGCAAGGGCGTTTGATGGGAAAGCGCTTCCATGCCGCCAATTTTGTGGAAACCTCTTTCGAAGAAACGCATTGTTGTAATTACCTATTGGCCACGGATCTTGAAATGGCCACCCCGGATGGCTATGCGTCAACAAGCTGGGAAACCGGTTATGGCGATTACGTAATGAAGCCAGACCTCTCGACCATCCGCCTGCTTCCTTGGCTAGAGGGAACCGCGCTTGTGCTCTGCGATATTTTGGATCACCACACGCATGAGGAGGTAGCGCATGCCCCCCGGGCCATGCTGAAAAAGCAGATCACACGCCTAAATGCGATGGGGCTAGATGCCAAAATGGCAACCGAGCTTGAATTTTTCCTGTTCGAAAAAAGCTTTGATGACATACGCAAAGACGGCTTTCAAAACCTAGAGCCCATCAGCGGCTATAACGAAGATTATCATATTTTACAGACCACGAAGGAAGAGGGTGTTATGCGCCCAATCCGCAACCACCTTTACAAGGCCGGCTTGCCGGTTGAAAATTCGAAAGGGGAAGCAGAGGCTGGGCAAGAAGAGTTGAACATCCGCTATTCACCGGCCTTGGATTGCGCCGATTACCATTCCATCGCGAAACATGCGATCAAAGAGATCGCCTGGCAAAATGGCCGCGCGGCAACCTTTTTACCCAAATGGCACAAGGATCGAGTTGGCTCATCCAGCCATGTTCATCAATCATTGTGGAAAGACGGGGCACCCGCGTTTTATGACGGCGAAGGCCCGCATGGCATGTCAAAATTGATGGGCCATTATATGGCCGGTTTGATCAAATACGCACCCGATTACACCTATTTTCTTGCGCCTTACATCAACAGCTATAAACGCTTTGCCAAAGGCACTTTCGCGCCGACAAAAACCGTCTGGTCGGTTGACAATCGTACAGCCGGATTTCGGTTATGCGGCGAAGGTACAAAAGGCATCCGCGTTGAATGTCGGATCGGTGGATCAGATTTGAACCCTTATCTGGCGCAAGCTGTGATGTTGGCCGCTGGCCTTAAGGGGATCGAGGATGAATTGTCGCTGCCCCCGGCCACGACCGGTGATGTCTATGCCGCAACACAGGCCGCGGATATTCCGCAAACCCTGCGCGCCGCAACCGAAACCTTGCGCAATTCAACATTCCTACGAGAGTGCTTGGGAGAGGCGGTTGTCGATCACTACACCCGCGCCGCCGAATGGGAGCAAGAAGAATTTGACCGCGTCGTCACCGATT includes:
- a CDS encoding TRAP transporter substrate-binding protein, which codes for MTTRRKFIQGAAIAAPAALATPALAQSTIKWRMQTYAGASLAAEVIVPAIDMFNKIAGDRMQIELFFADQLVPTGELFQAMQRGTIDAVQSDDDSMASPTEVTVFGGYFPFGSRYSLDVPVLFNQYGLNEIWDEEYSAVGVKHISAGSWDPCHFATKDPIRSLDDMKGKRIFTFPTAGRFLSQFGVVPVNLPWEDIEVAVQTGELDGIAWSGITEDYTVGWADVTNYFLTNNISGAWAGSFFANMERWNELPEDLQTLFRVCCDQSHYYRQWWYWGGEANLRVNGTKLQLTTIPDEEWATVETAAQEFWEEIAAESETKRRVVDIFKKYNADMVKAGRPYRYG
- a CDS encoding glutamine synthetase family protein, encoding MPGQFTFEALKNQVADGTIDTVLACFVDMQGRLMGKRFHAANFVETSFEETHCCNYLLATDLEMATPDGYASTSWETGYGDYVMKPDLSTIRLLPWLEGTALVLCDILDHHTHEEVAHAPRAMLKKQITRLNAMGLDAKMATELEFFLFEKSFDDIRKDGFQNLEPISGYNEDYHILQTTKEEGVMRPIRNHLYKAGLPVENSKGEAEAGQEELNIRYSPALDCADYHSIAKHAIKEIAWQNGRAATFLPKWHKDRVGSSSHVHQSLWKDGAPAFYDGEGPHGMSKLMGHYMAGLIKYAPDYTYFLAPYINSYKRFAKGTFAPTKTVWSVDNRTAGFRLCGEGTKGIRVECRIGGSDLNPYLAQAVMLAAGLKGIEDELSLPPATTGDVYAATQAADIPQTLRAATETLRNSTFLRECLGEAVVDHYTRAAEWEQEEFDRVVTDWEIARGFERA